A region of Kineococcus rhizosphaerae DNA encodes the following proteins:
- a CDS encoding exopolyphosphatase: protein MRLGVLDVGSNTVHLLVVDAHPGAQPLAAHSTRRLLRLAEHLTPDGAVDAAGVAALTDAVTAAAAAAEDAGVEELLAFATSAVREAVNGEDVLDHVEERTGVRLQVLPGTAEADLTFLAVRRWFGWSAGRLLVLDIGGGSLEVAAGLDETPDVSFSLPLGAGRLTRDRLAGDPPAADAVREVRRHVRQQIASRVRDVTRAGTPDRVVVTSKTFRSLARLTGAAPAEAGPAVRRVLRREDLSPWVPRLAGMTCEQRAGLPGVSAERAPQLLAGALVAEAAFELLGVEEALVGPWALREGLILRRLDAITVQGADVRVAS, encoded by the coding sequence GTGCGCTTGGGTGTCCTGGACGTGGGCAGCAACACTGTCCACCTGCTCGTCGTCGACGCCCACCCGGGGGCCCAGCCCCTGGCGGCCCACTCGACGCGCCGGCTGCTGCGGCTCGCCGAGCACCTCACCCCCGACGGGGCCGTCGACGCGGCGGGAGTCGCCGCCCTGACCGACGCCGTCACGGCCGCGGCCGCCGCCGCCGAGGACGCCGGGGTCGAGGAGCTGCTGGCCTTCGCGACGTCCGCCGTGCGCGAGGCCGTCAACGGCGAGGACGTGCTCGACCACGTCGAGGAGCGCACCGGCGTCCGGCTGCAGGTGCTGCCGGGCACGGCCGAGGCCGACCTGACCTTCCTGGCCGTCCGGCGCTGGTTCGGCTGGTCGGCCGGTCGCCTCCTCGTGCTCGACATCGGCGGCGGGTCCCTGGAGGTCGCCGCCGGGCTCGACGAGACCCCCGACGTCTCGTTCTCCCTGCCGCTGGGCGCCGGTCGGCTGACCCGGGACCGGCTGGCGGGGGACCCGCCGGCCGCCGACGCGGTGCGCGAGGTGCGCCGCCACGTGCGCCAGCAGATCGCCTCCCGCGTCCGCGACGTGACGCGCGCCGGGACGCCGGACCGGGTCGTCGTGACGTCCAAGACGTTCCGCAGCCTGGCCCGGCTGACGGGTGCGGCCCCCGCCGAGGCCGGGCCGGCCGTGCGCCGGGTCCTGCGCCGCGAGGACCTGTCGCCGTGGGTGCCGCGACTGGCGGGGATGACGTGCGAGCAGCGCGCGGGCCTGCCCGGGGTCAGCGCCGAGCGGGCGCCGCAGCTGCTGGCCGGGGCGCTGGTCGCCGAGGCCGCGTTCGAGCTGCTGGGCGTCGAGGAGGCCCTCGTGGGCCCGTGGGCGCTGCGCGAGGGCCTCATCCTGCGCCGCCTGGACGCCATCACCGTCCAGGGCGCCGACGTCCGGGTGGCGAGCTGA
- the proC gene encoding pyrroline-5-carboxylate reductase, with protein sequence MTLALIGAGVMGQTLLGGLLRAGRDAADVLVVDRRAGRGQELHERFGVRVVEDVTAVASAKTVLLAVKPQDLPALLDSIAAHLAPDVLLVSLAAGVTTAAIEARVPAGTAVVRVMPNTPSLVDEGMAGLAAGSACADSQLAEAEDLMRSCGKAVVLAEKHLDAVTALSGSGPAYVFYVVEAMVEAGVLLGLPRATATELVVQTVVGAGAMLRETGQHPTVLREQVTSPAGTTAAALRQLDDSGVRAALVSAVEAAAARSKQLSGG encoded by the coding sequence GTGACGCTCGCGCTCATCGGTGCCGGGGTGATGGGGCAGACGCTGCTCGGCGGTCTGCTGCGCGCCGGCCGCGACGCCGCCGACGTCCTCGTCGTGGACCGCCGCGCGGGCCGGGGCCAGGAACTGCACGAGCGGTTCGGCGTCCGCGTCGTGGAGGACGTCACCGCCGTCGCGTCGGCGAAGACCGTGCTGCTCGCGGTCAAGCCCCAGGACCTGCCGGCGCTGCTGGACTCCATCGCCGCGCACCTGGCCCCCGACGTGCTGCTCGTCTCGCTGGCCGCGGGGGTCACCACGGCCGCCATCGAGGCCCGGGTCCCCGCCGGGACGGCGGTGGTGCGCGTCATGCCGAACACGCCGTCCCTGGTCGACGAGGGGATGGCCGGGCTGGCCGCCGGGTCCGCGTGCGCGGACTCCCAGCTCGCCGAGGCCGAGGACCTGATGCGCTCGTGCGGCAAGGCCGTCGTGCTCGCCGAGAAGCACCTCGACGCGGTAACGGCGCTGAGCGGGTCCGGTCCCGCGTACGTGTTCTACGTCGTGGAGGCCATGGTCGAGGCGGGGGTGCTGCTGGGCCTGCCGCGGGCGACGGCGACCGAGCTGGTCGTGCAGACCGTCGTGGGCGCGGGCGCGATGCTGCGCGAGACGGGCCAGCACCCGACGGTCCTGCGCGAGCAGGTCACGTCCCCGGCGGGGACGACGGCGGCCGCGCTGCGCCAGCTCGACGACTCCGGGGTGCGGGCGGCGCTCGTCTCGGCCGTGGAAGCGGCTGCGGCCCGCTCGAAGCAGCTCTCGGGGGGCTGA
- a CDS encoding class I SAM-dependent methyltransferase translates to MSTVIPSPNVWDSPDVYELENLAVDRGQQIEARVREVHDWAGLDVLDVGCGTGFHLPRFAVDARSVTGVEPHPPLLRRALRRVAGLGNVRVLHGEAGALPLPPASVDVVHARWAYFFGPGCEPGLAELDRVVRRGGTAFVVDNDATRSTFGRWFARSLPAYDPVAVDRFFARRGWTTDRLEVAWEFDARADLEAVVRIEFTPRQAEAILAEHAGTVVDYAVVLRHRTF, encoded by the coding sequence GTGAGCACCGTGATCCCGAGCCCGAACGTCTGGGACTCCCCCGACGTCTACGAGCTGGAGAACCTCGCCGTCGACCGCGGGCAGCAGATCGAGGCGCGCGTGCGCGAGGTCCACGACTGGGCCGGGCTGGACGTCCTCGACGTCGGCTGCGGCACGGGGTTCCACCTCCCCCGGTTCGCGGTGGACGCCCGCTCGGTGACCGGGGTCGAACCGCACCCGCCGCTGCTGCGAAGGGCGCTGCGACGGGTCGCGGGGCTGGGCAACGTCCGCGTCCTGCACGGCGAGGCGGGGGCGCTGCCGCTGCCGCCGGCGAGCGTCGACGTCGTCCACGCCCGCTGGGCGTACTTCTTCGGGCCCGGCTGCGAACCCGGCCTGGCCGAGCTGGACCGCGTCGTGCGCCGCGGCGGGACGGCGTTCGTGGTCGACAACGACGCGACGCGCTCGACGTTCGGCCGGTGGTTCGCCCGGTCGCTGCCGGCGTACGACCCCGTCGCGGTCGACCGGTTCTTCGCCCGCCGCGGCTGGACGACGGACCGGCTCGAGGTGGCGTGGGAGTTCGACGCCCGGGCCGACCTCGAGGCCGTCGTGCGGATCGAGTTCACGCCCCGGCAGGCCGAGGCGATCCTCGCCGAGCACGCCGGGACGGTCGTCGACTACGCCGTCGTGCTGCGCCACCGCACGTTCTGA
- a CDS encoding sugar phosphate isomerase/epimerase family protein: protein MGAVESGIPVGLSTSCSYPESTTAAFEIASRLGYDGVEVLVWTDPVSQDAAALHRLVDHYGVPVLSVHAPTLLLTQGTWGRDPWGKLEKSAELAASLGAGTVVVHPPFRWQREYAAGFVAGIEALEDRTGVTMAVENMFPWRARGRELVMYAPGWDPTHLGYRNLTLDYSHAATSGQDCAELTRAFGDRLAHVHLCDGTGSAKDEHLVPGDGSQPVAEALNELARNGFRGTVVAEVNTRKAKGRRAREVALARTLEFARTHLAVTETTGTTGVTS from the coding sequence GTGGGCGCCGTCGAGAGCGGGATCCCGGTCGGCCTGTCGACGTCGTGCTCCTACCCGGAGTCGACGACGGCCGCCTTCGAGATCGCCTCGCGGCTCGGCTACGACGGCGTGGAGGTCCTCGTGTGGACCGACCCCGTCAGCCAGGACGCGGCGGCGCTGCACCGGCTCGTGGACCACTACGGCGTCCCCGTGCTGTCGGTCCACGCCCCGACGCTGCTGCTGACGCAGGGCACCTGGGGCCGCGACCCGTGGGGCAAGCTCGAGAAGTCCGCCGAGCTCGCGGCGTCGCTGGGGGCGGGCACCGTCGTCGTGCACCCGCCGTTCCGCTGGCAGCGCGAGTACGCGGCGGGTTTCGTCGCCGGCATCGAGGCCCTGGAGGACCGCACGGGCGTCACGATGGCGGTGGAGAACATGTTCCCGTGGCGCGCCCGCGGGCGGGAGCTGGTCATGTACGCGCCGGGCTGGGACCCGACCCACCTGGGGTACCGCAACCTCACCCTCGACTACTCGCACGCGGCGACGTCCGGGCAGGACTGCGCGGAGCTCACCCGGGCCTTCGGCGACCGGCTCGCGCACGTGCACCTGTGCGACGGGACGGGGTCGGCCAAGGACGAGCACCTGGTGCCCGGTGACGGTTCCCAGCCCGTCGCCGAGGCGTTGAACGAGTTGGCCCGCAACGGATTCCGAGGGACGGTGGTGGCCGAGGTGAACACCCGCAAGGCGAAGGGCCGACGCGCGCGCGAGGTCGCGCTGGCCCGCACGCTCGAGTTCGCCCGCACCCACCTGGCGGTCACCGAGACGACGGGGACGACGGGGGTGACGTCGTGA